From a region of the Maridesulfovibrio ferrireducens genome:
- a CDS encoding phospho-2-dehydro-3-deoxyheptonate aldolase gives MNTFLHQFAKSNDWLTSKNSFSLIAGPCSLESEEQIHSTVQEIAKNGVDMIRAGIWKPRTNPGCFEGIGKGGLKWLKEAGNEVGLPVTCEVATPEHVEACLKEGIDTLWIGARTTVNPFSVQAIADSLSGVDIPVMVKNPICPELALWIGGIERLYRAGITKISAIHRGFSTTEKDAYRYSPVWEIPLKLKQKLPDLPIICDPSHICGKRNLIENVALTALAYGFDGLMLESHVNPDKALSDAKQQLLPAQLSNLIKNLKAAKTADKITRRLSAKQDN, from the coding sequence ATGAACACCTTTTTACACCAATTCGCCAAAAGTAACGATTGGCTAACGAGCAAAAATTCTTTCTCCCTTATCGCCGGCCCCTGCAGCCTGGAAAGTGAAGAACAAATTCACTCTACAGTCCAAGAGATCGCAAAAAATGGGGTTGATATGATCAGGGCCGGGATCTGGAAACCCAGAACTAATCCTGGTTGCTTCGAAGGGATAGGAAAGGGGGGACTTAAGTGGCTCAAGGAAGCTGGCAATGAAGTAGGACTGCCAGTAACGTGTGAAGTTGCTACTCCCGAGCATGTGGAAGCGTGCCTTAAGGAAGGCATTGACACTCTCTGGATCGGAGCAAGAACCACAGTAAACCCGTTCAGCGTTCAAGCAATTGCAGATTCCCTGAGTGGAGTAGATATTCCAGTCATGGTCAAAAACCCCATATGTCCCGAACTTGCCCTCTGGATAGGGGGAATCGAAAGATTGTACCGGGCTGGTATCACCAAAATATCCGCAATCCATCGTGGCTTTTCCACCACGGAAAAAGATGCCTATCGATACTCCCCGGTATGGGAAATCCCGCTTAAGTTGAAACAAAAACTTCCCGACCTTCCTATCATTTGCGATCCCAGCCATATTTGTGGTAAACGTAATCTTATAGAAAACGTGGCGTTAACAGCACTCGCATATGGCTTCGACGGCCTTATGCTGGAGTCTCACGTCAATCCGGATAAGGCCTTGAGTGATGCCAAGCAACAGCTCCTCCCCGCACAACTATCAAACCTGATAAAGAATCTCAAAGCAGCTAAAACAGCTGACAAAATAACACGCAGGCTAAGCGCTAAACAGGATAATTAA
- the gmd gene encoding GDP-mannose 4,6-dehydratase: MAKKKALITGVTGQDGAYLARFLLDKGYEVHGIKRRASSFNTQRIDDLYQDPHEKGRRFFLHYGDLSDSSNLIRIIQEVQPDEVYNLAAQSHVAVSFESPEYTADVTGLGTLRLLEAIRILGLQEKTRFYQASTSELFGLVQETPQKETTPFYPRSPYAVAKLYGYWICVNYREAYNMYACNGILFNHESPVRGETFVTRKITRALARIKLGMQDCLYLGNMNAMRDWGHAKDFVRMQWLMLQQDSPQDYVIATGEQHSVRDFVDAAANEVGIEVEWRGTGEQEEGINKETGKCIVAIDPRYYRPTEVTTLLGDPAKAKSELGWEPEVSFKELVREMVQKDLIEAKRERLCVQHGFELFQPQE, translated from the coding sequence ATGGCTAAGAAAAAAGCTCTTATAACCGGAGTGACTGGGCAGGATGGGGCATATTTAGCCCGTTTTTTACTCGATAAGGGGTATGAGGTGCATGGCATTAAACGTCGAGCCTCATCATTTAATACTCAGCGGATAGATGATCTTTACCAAGATCCCCATGAAAAGGGTCGTCGTTTTTTTCTGCATTATGGAGATCTTTCTGATTCTTCCAATCTTATCCGTATAATTCAAGAAGTACAGCCTGATGAGGTGTATAACCTTGCTGCGCAAAGTCACGTTGCCGTGTCTTTTGAGAGCCCAGAATATACTGCAGATGTAACCGGACTTGGTACGTTGCGGCTTCTTGAGGCTATTCGTATTTTAGGGTTGCAGGAAAAAACTAGATTTTATCAAGCATCCACATCAGAACTTTTTGGTCTCGTTCAGGAGACGCCTCAGAAGGAGACAACTCCTTTTTATCCACGATCACCATATGCTGTTGCAAAACTTTACGGCTACTGGATATGTGTCAACTACCGAGAAGCGTATAATATGTACGCGTGCAACGGGATTCTTTTCAATCACGAGTCTCCCGTGCGCGGAGAAACCTTTGTTACTCGCAAAATTACAAGAGCTTTAGCCCGGATTAAACTTGGTATGCAGGATTGCCTGTATCTTGGTAATATGAATGCCATGCGTGACTGGGGCCATGCAAAGGATTTTGTGCGTATGCAGTGGTTAATGCTTCAACAGGATTCTCCTCAGGATTACGTCATTGCAACAGGTGAGCAACACTCTGTACGTGATTTTGTTGATGCTGCCGCAAATGAAGTAGGGATTGAGGTGGAGTGGCGTGGTACTGGTGAACAGGAAGAGGGGATAAATAAAGAAACAGGTAAATGCATTGTTGCCATTGATCCTCGTTATTATAGGCCTACTGAAGTCACAACTCTTTTGGGTGATCCGGCTAAGGCCAAAAGTGAGTTGGGTTGGGAACCGGAAGTCTCCTTCAAGGAACTTGTTCGGGAAATGGTCCAGAAGGATTTGATTGAAGCTAAACGAGAAAGGTTGTGTGTGCAGCATGGATTTGAATTGTTTCAGCCGCAGGAATAG
- a CDS encoding phosphomannomutase yields MQDLSLSCFKAYDLRGKVPKELNPDLAFKIGLAYATVFNPRTVAVGYDVRLSSPSLRSALIEGLNRGGADVKDIGLCGTEEIYHAVFNLGLDGGIMITASHNPKGYNGMKFVRQKAIPVSGDSGLNKIKELILKDSFHPASSSGLVEHIDNTSQYIAHLLSYVSLENLHPLKIVVDPGNGGAGKIVDFLEEHLPFNFVKINYEPDGDFPNGVPNPLLFENRAKTSQAVVRHKADMGIAWDGDFDRCFFFDENGEYIEGYYLVGLLAKMLLEKYPGEKILHDPRLTWNTREIVLQHGGVPLETKTGHAFIKERMRAENAVYGGEMSSHHYFRGFSYCDSGMIPWLLVAELLSVSGKKISEFIADAKESYPSSGEINRRVEDSEKCFKQVREEFQSKALAVTEIDGMSFEFADWRFNLRTSNTEPVIRLNVESRGNTMLMERMTEKILNLIDS; encoded by the coding sequence GTGCAGGATCTCTCTCTTTCTTGTTTTAAAGCTTATGACCTTCGGGGCAAAGTCCCTAAAGAACTGAACCCTGATCTGGCTTTTAAGATTGGTCTTGCCTATGCTACAGTCTTTAATCCTCGGACTGTAGCAGTCGGATATGATGTCCGTCTCTCTAGTCCTTCACTGAGGTCTGCTCTGATCGAAGGTCTCAACAGGGGAGGGGCAGACGTAAAGGACATAGGTCTTTGCGGCACAGAAGAAATATATCATGCTGTGTTCAACCTTGGACTGGACGGCGGCATCATGATTACCGCCAGCCATAACCCCAAGGGGTATAACGGCATGAAGTTCGTCCGCCAGAAAGCCATTCCTGTTAGCGGAGATTCTGGGCTGAATAAAATTAAAGAGCTGATACTCAAAGATTCATTTCATCCAGCCTCCTCATCTGGACTCGTTGAACATATTGACAATACTTCCCAATATATTGCGCATCTTCTCAGTTATGTTTCACTGGAAAATCTTCACCCACTCAAGATTGTGGTTGACCCTGGCAATGGTGGTGCTGGGAAAATTGTTGATTTTTTGGAGGAACATCTTCCTTTTAATTTTGTGAAGATAAATTATGAACCGGACGGAGATTTCCCCAATGGAGTGCCTAATCCTCTCCTTTTTGAAAATAGGGCAAAGACTTCTCAGGCTGTAGTGCGGCACAAGGCAGATATGGGAATTGCATGGGACGGAGATTTTGACAGGTGTTTCTTTTTTGATGAAAACGGGGAATATATTGAAGGTTATTATCTGGTCGGTCTGCTTGCAAAAATGTTATTGGAAAAGTACCCGGGAGAAAAAATATTACATGACCCTAGGTTGACGTGGAATACCCGTGAAATTGTTTTGCAGCATGGAGGTGTTCCGCTTGAAACTAAGACCGGACATGCCTTTATAAAAGAGAGAATGAGGGCTGAAAACGCTGTTTATGGTGGAGAAATGAGTTCTCATCATTATTTCCGTGGTTTTTCATATTGTGATTCCGGTATGATTCCGTGGCTTTTAGTTGCCGAGTTGCTTTCTGTTTCAGGTAAAAAAATTTCAGAGTTCATAGCTGATGCAAAGGAATCCTACCCTTCAAGCGGAGAGATTAACCGTAGGGTGGAGGATAGCGAAAAGTGCTTTAAGCAAGTCCGCGAAGAATTTCAAAGTAAAGCTCTTGCCGTTACTGAAATTGATGGTATGAGTTTTGAATTTGCGGATTGGAGGTTTAACCTGCGGACATCAAACACGGAACCTGTTATCAGGCTAAATGTTGAATCCCGAGGGAATACCATGCTTATGGAACGCATGACGGAAAAGATTTTAAATTTGATAGATAGTTGA
- a CDS encoding Rid family hydrolase, protein MNQNMCFSRFDNSNSNEVFLAIESKQGLNFSQSLQNVLGRYKEVLQQEGLDDNSEIFLRFHLSDITNQLPILKGTIQDIEDRSFVSIIGQPPARGGKIALEAYHIDAPGRLRKLERTPNTLTVRHGNYCSQWIKGQLARPESSYQQTHQIFAHLASEISKYDATILDNIIRTWIYVRDIDNNYQGMVDARRELFDIIGLTKGTHYIASTGIEGLGCNVSDLVSMDSLSITGLAPEQITFINAPEYLCPTYDYNVTFERATRVTYGDRSHYYISGTASIDREGNILHPENVIKQAERTLVNIEALLQKYGAEMNDLKILVVYLRDPSEAGIVNNFLQNALPKNIPWIMVRGAVCRPQWLIEIEGIAISKFADYRYESFCHSM, encoded by the coding sequence ATGAATCAAAACATGTGTTTTTCAAGATTCGACAATTCCAACTCAAATGAAGTTTTTTTAGCCATTGAATCAAAGCAGGGACTGAACTTCTCTCAGTCCCTGCAGAATGTTTTGGGCCGCTACAAAGAAGTGCTGCAGCAAGAAGGTCTAGACGATAACAGCGAAATTTTCCTGAGATTCCATTTAAGTGACATAACCAATCAGTTACCTATCCTTAAGGGAACCATTCAAGACATCGAAGACCGCAGCTTTGTCAGCATCATTGGACAGCCTCCTGCCCGCGGAGGCAAAATCGCGCTGGAAGCATATCATATCGATGCCCCAGGGAGGTTGCGCAAGCTCGAAAGAACCCCGAACACTCTTACCGTCCGTCACGGAAATTACTGCAGCCAATGGATTAAAGGCCAACTTGCACGCCCGGAATCTTCCTACCAGCAAACACACCAGATATTTGCACATCTTGCGTCAGAAATTTCAAAATACGACGCAACAATACTCGACAATATTATCCGGACATGGATATATGTACGGGACATAGATAACAATTATCAAGGAATGGTTGACGCCCGTAGAGAACTTTTTGATATTATCGGGCTGACCAAGGGAACTCATTACATAGCTAGCACGGGCATTGAGGGACTGGGATGCAATGTTTCTGATCTGGTCAGCATGGACTCACTGTCCATTACCGGACTGGCTCCTGAACAGATAACATTTATAAACGCTCCAGAATACCTTTGCCCCACCTATGACTACAATGTCACCTTTGAACGGGCTACACGTGTAACATACGGTGATCGTTCACATTATTACATTTCTGGGACAGCCAGCATTGACAGAGAAGGGAATATCCTTCACCCTGAGAATGTAATAAAACAAGCTGAAAGGACGTTGGTCAATATTGAAGCTTTGCTCCAAAAATACGGAGCGGAGATGAATGACCTAAAAATCCTTGTGGTATATCTTCGCGATCCATCCGAAGCAGGAATTGTAAATAATTTTCTACAGAACGCCCTGCCGAAGAATATCCCGTGGATTATGGTTCGGGGGGCAGTATGCCGTCCCCAATGGCTTATCGAAATTGAAGGCATCGCCATTTCAAAATTTGCGGATTATAGATACGAATCTTTTTGCCATTCTATGTAG
- a CDS encoding mannose-1-phosphate guanylyltransferase/mannose-6-phosphate isomerase, which translates to MIPVILAGGTGSRLWPLSRKDFPKQLMPVLGGRLSLLQATVDRVMKIPGVENPIIVTNEKYRFIIASQLQELGYDPGRIVLEPMGKNTAPAVAVSAVLALQNSDDADLLILPADHYIEDVDAFLESISSAREFIGDSGLVAFGVVPDKPETGYGYIKRNNDTAVGKSVAGFIIDHFVEKPDLARATEYVSSGSYYWNSGMFMFNAKVFLQELGKFEPEMVACCRQAVEKAKDDLDFLRLDHDAFSRCREDSIDYALMEKTSKGIVVPLECGWSDVGCWSSLYEIKSRDENGNVSIGDVVLEGATDCYVHSSSRLVAGLGIDNLAIVESQDAVLVSRLDQVQDVKKIVCFLKGSGRKEYESHCKVFRPWGNYESIDTGDRYQVKRIIVYPGQTLSLQKHYHRAEHWIVVKGTAIVTRGDSEMFLTEDQSTYIPLCAVHRLSNPGKVDLELIEVQTGSYLGEDDILRLDDIYGRSGEEIPPQGEK; encoded by the coding sequence ATGATTCCAGTTATTTTGGCAGGAGGAACAGGATCACGTCTCTGGCCCCTTTCCAGAAAGGATTTTCCTAAGCAGCTGATGCCTGTTTTAGGTGGACGTTTATCTTTGCTGCAGGCAACTGTTGATCGGGTTATGAAGATTCCCGGTGTTGAAAATCCAATTATTGTAACAAATGAAAAATATAGATTTATTATAGCCTCACAGCTTCAGGAACTAGGGTATGATCCCGGGCGGATAGTGCTGGAACCAATGGGCAAAAATACTGCCCCTGCAGTGGCAGTAAGCGCGGTATTAGCTCTTCAAAATTCAGACGACGCAGATCTGCTGATTCTCCCTGCAGATCATTATATAGAGGACGTCGATGCTTTCCTCGAGTCTATTTCTAGTGCTCGGGAGTTCATAGGGGATTCTGGTCTGGTTGCTTTTGGAGTTGTGCCTGATAAGCCGGAGACCGGATATGGCTATATAAAGCGTAACAATGATACCGCAGTGGGTAAATCCGTTGCAGGATTTATTATCGACCATTTTGTTGAAAAGCCTGACCTTGCCCGGGCAACCGAATATGTCTCTTCCGGTTCCTATTACTGGAATAGTGGAATGTTCATGTTCAACGCTAAGGTTTTTTTGCAGGAGCTGGGTAAATTTGAACCGGAAATGGTCGCTTGCTGCAGACAGGCCGTTGAAAAGGCGAAAGATGATCTGGATTTTCTAAGACTGGATCATGATGCTTTCAGCAGATGCCGTGAAGATTCTATTGATTATGCCCTGATGGAAAAAACATCCAAAGGAATAGTTGTCCCTCTTGAATGCGGCTGGAGCGATGTGGGGTGTTGGTCCTCGCTGTACGAAATAAAGTCGAGAGATGAGAACGGAAATGTGAGTATCGGGGATGTCGTTTTGGAGGGAGCTACGGATTGCTATGTGCATTCGTCAAGTCGCCTTGTTGCCGGGCTGGGAATTGATAATCTTGCTATAGTCGAGTCTCAGGACGCTGTGCTCGTTTCAAGACTTGATCAGGTTCAGGACGTTAAGAAGATTGTTTGCTTTTTAAAAGGCTCGGGGCGCAAAGAGTATGAGTCCCATTGTAAAGTTTTCAGGCCGTGGGGTAATTATGAAAGCATTGATACTGGTGACAGGTATCAAGTTAAAAGGATTATTGTTTATCCCGGCCAGACATTGTCCCTGCAAAAGCATTATCACCGGGCGGAACATTGGATTGTTGTCAAAGGGACAGCAATTGTGACCAGAGGTGATTCGGAAATGTTTTTAACTGAGGATCAGTCAACCTACATCCCCTTGTGTGCTGTTCACCGGTTAAGTAATCCTGGAAAAGTAGACCTTGAGCTGATTGAAGTCCAGACCGGAAGTTATCTTGGAGAGGATGATATTTTAAGACTTGATGATATTTACGGACGGTCCGGGGAAGAAATCCCGCCACAGGGAGAAAAGTAG